ATTTGCGAGGCAACGACCTATCGCCTGCAGCTTTGTGTGTTATACTTAAATGGCCACAAGAGGAAATTCCTAAACCCATTGAGCACTTGGTACGTGTAGGCGTGGAATCAGGTGCAGCGCTTGCTGGCACTCTTCAAACTGAGAATATAGGCATTGAGAAAATAATTTGCAACATAGTCGCCAATCCAAACATACGCTATCTCATAGTATGCGGCCCGGAATCGCCTGGCCACCTAGTAGGGCAAAGCTTAGTAGCGCTTAGTCTCAATGGCATAGGAGAAGATCATCGAATAATTGGCTCAAAATCCCCAACACCATATTTATACAACATTTCGCTCGAAGCTATTGAACAATTTCGAAAACAGGTAAAAATTATTAATCTTATCAATGAAGGAAACGAAAACGTAATTGCAAAAGCCATCTGGTCATGTTATCAAGAAGAACCTACACAATTTGGCGAGCACGTACTCTTTGACCCTGGGGCATTTCCC
The genomic region above belongs to Armatimonadota bacterium and contains:
- a CDS encoding tetrahydromethanopterin S-methyltransferase subunit A, whose protein sequence is MTSADENYWIPNPGYKVKPPSNYPPEEGRYLRGNDLSPAALCVILKWPQEEIPKPIEHLVRVGVESGAALAGTLQTENIGIEKIICNIVANPNIRYLIVCGPESPGHLVGQSLVALSLNGIGEDHRIIGSKSPTPYLYNISLEAIEQFRKQVKIINLINEGNENVIAKAIWSCYQEEPTQFGEHVLFDPGAFPKEAISSSITWRVKQPWYAPRNENEWAAIEQLERLIAEIKAKQEAKKREYT